The Mycolicibacterium flavescens genome has a segment encoding these proteins:
- a CDS encoding acyl-CoA dehydrogenase yields the protein MRIGYTPEQEELRRELRSYFTKLMTPERAEALASNDGEMGRGNVYRETVAQMGKDGWLTLSWPKEFGGQERPPIDGLIFNDEAAIANVPVPFLTINSVAPTIMHFGTEEQKKFFLPKIAAGDLHFSIGYSEPGAGTDLASLRTTAVRDGDDYVINGQKMWTSLIAYADYVWLAARTNPEAKKHRGISMLIVPTTAEGFSWTPVHTMAGVDTSATYYQDVRVPATNLVGEENAGWKLVTNQLNHERVALVSAQPIFLALNGVREWAQNTKDVHGNRLIDSEWVQLNLARVHAKAEVLKLINWELASADDAAPSPADASAAKVYGTELATEAYRLLMEVLGTAATLRPGTPGALLRGRIERMHRSCLILTFGGGTNEIQRDIIGMVALGLPRVNR from the coding sequence ATGCGGATCGGCTACACCCCAGAGCAGGAAGAGCTGCGCCGCGAGCTGCGCTCCTACTTCACCAAGCTGATGACGCCCGAGCGCGCCGAAGCGCTCGCATCCAATGACGGCGAGATGGGACGCGGCAACGTCTACCGCGAGACCGTCGCGCAGATGGGCAAGGACGGCTGGCTGACGTTGTCCTGGCCCAAGGAGTTCGGCGGCCAGGAGCGCCCTCCCATCGACGGGCTGATCTTCAACGACGAGGCCGCGATCGCGAATGTGCCGGTGCCGTTCCTGACGATCAACAGCGTCGCGCCGACGATCATGCACTTCGGCACCGAGGAGCAGAAGAAGTTCTTCCTCCCCAAGATCGCCGCGGGGGATCTGCACTTCTCGATCGGCTACTCGGAACCGGGCGCAGGCACGGACTTGGCGTCGCTGCGCACCACCGCGGTCCGCGACGGCGACGACTACGTCATCAACGGCCAGAAGATGTGGACGAGCCTGATCGCTTACGCGGACTACGTGTGGCTGGCCGCGCGCACCAATCCCGAGGCCAAGAAGCACCGCGGAATCTCGATGCTGATCGTCCCCACCACCGCCGAGGGGTTCTCCTGGACGCCGGTGCACACCATGGCAGGCGTCGACACCAGCGCCACCTACTACCAGGACGTCCGGGTGCCCGCGACCAACCTGGTCGGCGAGGAGAACGCCGGCTGGAAGCTGGTGACCAACCAGCTCAACCATGAGCGGGTCGCACTGGTGTCGGCTCAACCGATCTTTCTGGCGCTCAACGGGGTTCGCGAGTGGGCGCAGAACACCAAGGATGTGCATGGCAACCGGCTGATCGATTCGGAGTGGGTCCAGCTCAACCTGGCCCGGGTGCACGCCAAGGCCGAGGTGCTCAAGCTGATCAACTGGGAACTGGCTTCAGCAGACGACGCCGCGCCCTCCCCGGCGGACGCGTCGGCTGCCAAGGTGTACGGCACCGAGTTGGCCACCGAGGCCTACCGCCTGCTGATGGAGGTGCTGGGCACCGCGGCCACGCTGCGGCCGGGCACGCCGGGGGCCCTGCTGCGCGGGCGGATCGAACGGATGCACCGCAGCTGCCTGATCCTGACGTTCGGCGGCGGCACCAACGAGATTCAGCGCGACATCATCGGCATGGTCGCGCTCGGCCTGCCCCGAGTGAACCGATAG
- the subB_1 gene encoding ferredoxin has translation MRVEVDRDRCEGNAVCVGIAPDLFDLDDEDYAVVKLDPVPADQEDLAEQSIAECPRAALLRRD, from the coding sequence ATGAGGGTGGAAGTGGACCGGGACCGGTGCGAAGGCAACGCCGTTTGCGTGGGAATCGCGCCCGACCTGTTCGATCTCGACGACGAGGATTACGCGGTGGTCAAGCTTGATCCGGTACCCGCCGACCAGGAGGACCTGGCCGAGCAGTCCATCGCGGAGTGCCCGAGAGCGGCGCTGCTTCGCCGAGACTAG
- a CDS encoding dehydrogenase, whose protein sequence is MSTDPNDLSGRVAVVTGAAAGLGRAEAIGLARAGATVVVNDIAPALDKSDVLDEISAAGAKGVAVAGDISERSTADELVETADGLGGLGIVVNNAGITRDRMLFNMSDEDWDAVIAAHLRGHFLLTRNAATYWRAKAKENNGQVYGRVINTSSEAGLVGPVGQANYGAAKAGITALTLSMARALERYGVRANAIAPRARTAMTADVFGEAPELTEGQIDPLSPDHVVKLVRFLASPAAEGVNGQLFIVYGPTVTLVAAPTVEAQFSAEADAWDPSKLSATLQEYFAGRDPQKCFSATALMNQQD, encoded by the coding sequence ATGAGTACAGACCCCAACGACCTGTCCGGCCGCGTGGCGGTGGTAACCGGCGCGGCGGCAGGGCTGGGGCGCGCGGAGGCCATCGGCCTTGCCCGGGCCGGCGCGACCGTCGTCGTCAACGACATCGCCCCCGCGCTCGACAAGTCCGACGTGCTCGACGAGATCTCCGCGGCGGGCGCCAAGGGCGTCGCGGTGGCCGGTGACATCAGCGAGCGCTCGACCGCCGACGAACTGGTCGAAACGGCCGACGGACTCGGCGGCCTCGGCATCGTCGTCAACAACGCGGGCATCACCCGCGACCGCATGCTGTTCAACATGTCCGACGAGGACTGGGACGCGGTGATCGCCGCGCACCTGCGCGGGCACTTCCTGTTGACCCGCAACGCGGCCACCTACTGGCGCGCGAAAGCAAAGGAAAACAACGGTCAGGTCTACGGCCGGGTCATCAACACCTCGTCGGAAGCCGGGCTGGTGGGACCGGTCGGGCAGGCCAACTACGGCGCCGCCAAGGCCGGGATCACCGCGTTGACGCTGTCGATGGCCCGTGCGCTGGAACGCTACGGCGTGCGGGCCAACGCGATAGCACCTCGCGCCCGCACCGCGATGACCGCGGACGTGTTCGGCGAAGCGCCGGAGTTGACCGAGGGTCAGATCGACCCGCTGTCGCCCGACCACGTCGTGAAACTGGTGCGCTTCTTGGCCTCCCCGGCGGCCGAAGGGGTCAACGGTCAGCTCTTCATCGTCTACGGTCCTACCGTGACACTGGTGGCAGCGCCGACGGTCGAGGCACAATTCAGCGCCGAAGCCGATGCCTGGGACCCGTCGAAGTTGTCCGCAACCCTCCAGGAGTACTTTGCTGGACGCGATCCGCAGAAGTGCTTCTCGGCCACCGCGCTGATGAATCAGCAAGACTGA